In Burkholderia savannae, one genomic interval encodes:
- a CDS encoding SCO family protein, with translation MLKSLFARRRAQRGWLFACALAGALLIAGCDKQPAFQNLDITGNTQFGSDFALPDTTGKVRTLGEFKGKAVVVFFGYTHCPDVCPTTMAELSQALQQLGPDGKRVQVLFVTVDPERDTAALLGQYVPAFNPTFIGLRPADEAQLKKVTKDFRVYYAKVPGKTPDSYTMDHTAASYVFDPNGKLRLFVRDGQGPGPWVHDLKLLLD, from the coding sequence ATGCTCAAATCCCTGTTCGCACGCCGCCGCGCGCAGCGCGGCTGGTTGTTCGCCTGCGCGCTCGCGGGCGCGCTGCTGATCGCGGGCTGCGACAAGCAGCCCGCATTCCAGAATCTCGACATCACCGGCAACACGCAATTCGGCAGCGACTTCGCGCTGCCGGACACGACGGGCAAGGTTCGCACGCTCGGCGAATTCAAGGGCAAGGCGGTTGTCGTGTTCTTCGGCTACACGCATTGCCCGGACGTGTGCCCGACGACGATGGCGGAGCTGTCGCAGGCGCTGCAGCAGCTCGGCCCCGACGGCAAGCGCGTGCAGGTGCTGTTCGTCACCGTCGATCCGGAGCGCGACACCGCGGCGCTTCTCGGCCAGTACGTGCCGGCGTTCAACCCGACGTTCATCGGCCTGCGGCCCGCCGACGAAGCGCAACTGAAGAAGGTGACGAAGGACTTCCGCGTGTACTACGCGAAGGTGCCGGGCAAGACGCCCGACAGCTATACGATGGACCACACCGCCGCGAGCTACGTGTTCGATCCGAACGGCAAGCTGCGCCTGTTCGTGCGCGACGGCCAGGGGCCCGGGCCGTGGGTCCACGATCTGAAGCTGCTGCTCGACTGA
- a CDS encoding methyl-accepting chemotaxis protein: MNRMSLNRKLWLALALVWIGLLGVGAWSAFETRATMLAERKEGMANLVDSAAGVVKAYHALAQSGKMSDDDARREALERLSAMRYGDSGYLFVMDSKPVVLMHPTLPKLVGTQVGDYLDPDGKPLFVTILNAAKESGRGFAEYRGRLPHSETAVPKISYVTRFAPWDWNISSGVFVKDIDTVYYETLVGHLAVVFVIGLVITAAMLVIIRNVRASLGGEPDEAAALAARIASGDLSRPVAVRAGDKSSMMAAMRDMQGRLQATIGGIRQAAESIAAASHEIAAGNHDLSQRTEQQAASLEETAASMEELTATVKQNAENARQASGLANSASEIALKGNDVVSRVIGTMGEINDSSQKIADIIGVIDGIAFQTNILALNAAVEAARAGEQGRGFAVVAGEVRSLAQRSATAAKEIKQLIDASVERVHNGSALVGQAGETMTEILQAVRRVTDIMGEIAAASEEQSSGISQVGRAVTQMDEMTQQNAALVEEAAAAASSLQEQAARLRESVSAFQVGDGAAAGAGAAAGGGPSAAPSAGRVEPALA, translated from the coding sequence ATGAACAGAATGAGCTTGAACCGCAAACTGTGGCTGGCGCTTGCGCTCGTATGGATCGGATTGCTGGGGGTAGGCGCGTGGAGCGCCTTCGAGACGCGCGCGACGATGCTCGCCGAGCGCAAGGAAGGGATGGCGAACCTCGTCGATTCGGCGGCGGGCGTCGTGAAGGCGTATCACGCGCTCGCGCAGAGCGGCAAGATGAGCGACGACGACGCGCGGCGCGAAGCGCTCGAGCGCTTGTCGGCGATGCGCTACGGCGATTCCGGCTATCTGTTCGTGATGGATTCGAAGCCGGTCGTGCTGATGCATCCGACGCTGCCGAAGCTCGTCGGCACGCAGGTCGGCGATTATCTGGACCCGGACGGCAAGCCGCTCTTCGTCACGATCCTGAACGCGGCGAAGGAGAGCGGGCGCGGCTTCGCCGAGTATCGCGGCCGGCTGCCGCACAGCGAGACGGCGGTGCCGAAGATCAGCTACGTGACGCGCTTCGCGCCGTGGGACTGGAACATCTCGAGCGGCGTGTTCGTGAAGGACATCGACACCGTCTACTACGAGACGCTCGTCGGCCACCTCGCGGTGGTGTTCGTGATCGGCCTCGTGATCACCGCGGCGATGCTCGTCATCATCCGCAACGTGCGCGCGAGCCTGGGCGGCGAGCCGGACGAGGCGGCCGCGCTCGCCGCGCGGATCGCGTCGGGCGATCTGAGCCGGCCCGTCGCGGTGCGCGCGGGCGACAAGTCGAGCATGATGGCCGCGATGCGCGACATGCAGGGCCGTCTGCAAGCGACGATCGGCGGAATTCGCCAGGCGGCGGAGTCGATCGCGGCGGCGAGCCACGAGATCGCCGCGGGCAACCACGATCTGTCGCAGCGCACCGAGCAGCAGGCCGCATCGCTCGAAGAAACCGCGGCGAGCATGGAAGAGCTGACCGCCACCGTCAAGCAGAACGCCGAGAACGCGCGGCAGGCGAGCGGGCTCGCGAACAGCGCGTCCGAGATCGCGCTGAAGGGCAACGACGTCGTGAGCCGCGTGATCGGCACGATGGGCGAGATCAACGACAGCTCGCAGAAGATCGCCGACATCATCGGGGTGATCGACGGCATCGCGTTCCAGACCAACATCCTCGCGCTGAACGCGGCCGTCGAGGCGGCGCGCGCGGGCGAGCAGGGGCGCGGCTTCGCGGTGGTCGCGGGCGAGGTGCGCTCGCTCGCGCAGCGGAGCGCGACGGCCGCCAAGGAGATCAAGCAGCTGATCGACGCGTCGGTCGAGCGCGTGCACAACGGCTCGGCGCTCGTCGGCCAGGCGGGCGAGACGATGACCGAGATCCTGCAGGCGGTGCGGCGCGTGACCGACATCATGGGCGAGATCGCGGCCGCGTCCGAGGAGCAGTCGAGCGGGATCTCGCAAGTCGGCCGAGCGGTCACGCAGATGGACGAAATGACGCAGCAGAACGCGGCGCTCGTCGAGGAGGCGGCGGCCGCCGCGTCGTCGCTGCAGGAGCAGGCGGCGCGGCTGCGCGAATCGGTGAGCGCGTTCCAGGTCGGCGACGGCGCGGCTGCCGGTGCGGGCGCGGCGGCGGGCGGCGGCCCGAGCGCGGCCCCATCGGCCGGCCGCGTCGAGCCGGCGCTCGCATGA
- a CDS encoding permease: protein MTQSHTYMSGMYFTALRSCDTICAFVSAARPVRPSRPLYRAWMVLQASET, encoded by the coding sequence ATGACGCAATCCCATACCTATATGAGCGGGATGTATTTCACAGCCTTGCGATCTTGTGACACCATCTGCGCTTTCGTCAGCGCGGCCCGGCCGGTCAGGCCGTCGCGCCCCCTCTATCGAGCCTGGATGGTTCTGCAAGCAAGCGAGACATAG
- the imuA gene encoding translesion DNA synthesis-associated protein ImuA: MSASSLSLESLHPSLWRGSQLARGGPRTVDTGHAALSAELPGGGWPLGGLVELLVPHAGCGEMRVLAPALAATGSARRPLAFVAPPQPPHACALASLGVPLDALLWLRADSGANALWAAEQALKTGCCGALLLWQQNTRADALRRLHLAAARAGDTLFVMFRPLAAARQPSPAMLRVALHPSPGGVSVEIVKRRGPAHGEPLSLELPSPIVEGRYARLARHSSAAPAARRVRAVVA; the protein is encoded by the coding sequence ATGTCCGCTTCCTCCCTTTCCCTCGAATCGCTGCATCCGTCGCTTTGGCGAGGCTCCCAACTCGCGCGCGGCGGCCCGCGTACGGTCGATACCGGCCATGCGGCGTTGTCGGCCGAGCTGCCGGGGGGCGGCTGGCCGCTCGGCGGGCTCGTCGAACTGCTCGTGCCCCACGCGGGTTGCGGCGAGATGCGCGTGCTTGCGCCCGCGCTCGCGGCGACCGGCAGCGCGCGGCGGCCGCTTGCGTTCGTCGCGCCGCCGCAGCCGCCGCACGCGTGCGCGCTCGCCAGTCTCGGCGTGCCGCTCGACGCGCTGCTGTGGTTGCGCGCGGACAGCGGCGCGAACGCGCTGTGGGCGGCCGAGCAGGCGCTCAAGACCGGCTGCTGCGGCGCGCTCCTGCTGTGGCAGCAGAACACGCGCGCCGATGCGCTGCGCCGCCTGCATCTCGCCGCCGCCCGTGCGGGCGATACGCTGTTCGTGATGTTTCGGCCCTTGGCCGCCGCGCGGCAGCCGTCGCCCGCGATGCTGCGCGTCGCGCTGCATCCGTCGCCGGGCGGCGTGTCGGTCGAGATCGTCAAGCGTCGTGGGCCGGCGCACGGCGAGCCGCTTTCGCTCGAATTGCCGTCGCCCATCGTGGAGGGCCGCTATGCGCGTCTTGCTCGGCATTCATCTGCCGCGCCTGCCGCTCGACGTGTGCGCGCCGTCGTCGCCTGA
- a CDS encoding MetQ/NlpA family ABC transporter substrate-binding protein, whose translation MKRRTLLKVVSAVAAGAAALSVSVGAQAQSKVVKVGTVAGPDAQVWQVVQKVAKEKQGLDVKVIEFNDYVQPNAALDAGDLDANSFQHQPYLDSQVKQRGYKIVSAGLTYISPIGVYSKKFKSLKDLPAGAKVALPNDPSNENRALLLLQTQGVIKLKAGAGTGGNNATVLDVAENPKKLKLTELDAAQLPRVLSDVDAAVINTNYALAGNLQPTKDAIALESLTSPYANLIAVRAKDKDQPWVKKLVKAYQSPEVKEFIAKQFKGSMVASF comes from the coding sequence ATGAAGCGTCGCACTCTCCTGAAAGTTGTTTCCGCCGTCGCGGCCGGCGCGGCCGCCCTTTCCGTTTCCGTCGGCGCGCAGGCGCAGAGCAAGGTGGTCAAGGTCGGCACGGTCGCGGGCCCCGACGCGCAGGTCTGGCAGGTCGTCCAGAAGGTCGCGAAGGAGAAGCAGGGCCTCGACGTGAAGGTGATCGAGTTCAACGACTACGTGCAGCCGAACGCGGCGCTCGACGCGGGCGATCTCGACGCGAACAGCTTCCAGCACCAGCCGTACCTCGACAGTCAGGTGAAGCAGCGCGGCTACAAGATCGTGAGCGCGGGCCTCACGTACATCTCGCCGATCGGCGTCTATTCGAAGAAGTTCAAATCGCTGAAGGATCTGCCGGCGGGCGCGAAGGTCGCGCTGCCGAACGATCCGTCGAACGAGAACCGCGCGCTGCTGCTGTTGCAGACGCAAGGCGTGATCAAGCTGAAGGCGGGCGCGGGCACGGGCGGCAACAACGCGACCGTGCTCGACGTCGCCGAGAACCCGAAGAAGCTGAAGCTGACCGAGCTCGACGCCGCGCAACTGCCGCGCGTGCTGTCCGACGTCGATGCGGCGGTGATCAACACGAACTACGCGCTCGCGGGGAACCTGCAGCCGACCAAGGACGCGATCGCGCTCGAATCGCTGACGAGCCCGTACGCGAACCTGATCGCCGTGCGCGCGAAGGACAAGGATCAGCCGTGGGTGAAGAAGCTCGTGAAGGCGTATCAGTCGCCGGAAGTGAAGGAGTTCATCGCGAAGCAGTTCAAGGGCTCGATGGTCGCGTCGTTCTGA
- a CDS encoding ABC transporter substrate-binding protein: MKRFKIVAAHSIAAGVAAFAMLGAGAAHAQTVKVLSIVDHPALDAIRDGVRAELKAEGYGDDKLKWEYQSAQGNTGTAAQIARKFIGDKPDVIVAIATPAAQAVVASTKSVPVVYSGVTDPVAAQLVKGWGPTGTNVTGVSDKLPLDRQVALIKRVVPKAKTVGMVYNPGEANSVVVVTALKEILAKQGMTLKEAAAPRTVDIGPAAKSLIGKVDVIYTNTDNNVVSAYESLVKVANEAKIPLVAGDTDSVKRGGIAALGINYGDLGRQTGKVVARILKGEKPGAIASETSSNLELFVNTDAAAKQGVTLAPDLVKEAQTVIK, from the coding sequence ATGAAACGATTCAAGATCGTTGCCGCTCATTCGATCGCGGCGGGCGTCGCGGCGTTCGCGATGCTCGGCGCGGGCGCCGCGCACGCGCAGACCGTCAAGGTGCTGTCGATCGTCGATCATCCGGCGCTCGACGCGATCCGCGACGGCGTGCGCGCCGAGCTGAAGGCCGAGGGCTACGGCGACGACAAGCTCAAGTGGGAATACCAGAGCGCGCAGGGCAACACGGGCACCGCCGCGCAGATCGCGCGCAAGTTCATCGGCGACAAGCCCGACGTGATCGTCGCGATCGCGACGCCCGCCGCGCAGGCCGTCGTCGCGTCGACGAAGAGCGTGCCCGTCGTCTATTCGGGCGTGACCGATCCCGTCGCCGCGCAGCTCGTCAAGGGCTGGGGGCCGACGGGCACCAACGTGACGGGCGTGTCCGACAAGCTGCCGCTCGACCGGCAGGTCGCGCTCATCAAGCGCGTCGTGCCGAAGGCGAAGACGGTCGGCATGGTCTACAACCCGGGCGAGGCGAACTCGGTCGTCGTCGTGACGGCGCTCAAGGAGATCCTCGCGAAGCAGGGGATGACGCTCAAGGAAGCGGCCGCGCCGCGCACCGTCGACATCGGCCCGGCCGCGAAGAGCCTGATCGGCAAGGTCGACGTGATCTACACGAACACCGACAACAACGTCGTGTCCGCGTACGAATCGCTCGTGAAGGTCGCGAACGAGGCGAAGATTCCGCTCGTCGCGGGCGACACCGACAGCGTGAAGCGCGGCGGCATCGCGGCGCTCGGCATCAACTACGGCGACCTCGGCCGGCAGACGGGCAAGGTCGTCGCGCGCATCCTGAAGGGCGAGAAGCCGGGCGCGATCGCATCGGAGACGAGCAGCAACCTCGAGCTGTTCGTGAACACCGATGCGGCCGCGAAGCAGGGCGTGACGCTCGCGCCCGATCTCGTCAAAGAGGCGCAGACGGTCATCAAGTAA
- a CDS encoding ABC transporter permease — MSLFSLLGALEIGLIFSLVALGVLISFRILNFPDLTVDGSFPLGGAVAATLIAAGHDPFASTLAAIAAGACAGFVTGWLNVRLKIMDLLASILMMIALYSVNLRIMGRPNVPLITEPTLFTVLQPDWVPDYVLRPALLAVVVVIAKLGLDWFFSSQLGLAMRATGANPRMARAQGVATGRATLAGMALSNALVALAGALFAQTQGGSDISMGIGTIVIGLAAVIIGETLLPARRLFLTTLAVVLGAILYRFFIALALNSEFIGLKAQDLNLVTAVLVTAALVLPATRRKLFARKTGGA, encoded by the coding sequence ATGTCCCTTTTCTCTCTTCTCGGCGCACTGGAGATCGGCCTCATCTTCAGCCTCGTCGCCCTCGGGGTGCTGATCTCGTTTCGCATCCTCAACTTTCCCGATCTGACCGTCGACGGCAGCTTTCCGCTCGGCGGCGCCGTCGCCGCGACGCTGATCGCCGCGGGCCACGATCCTTTCGCGTCGACGCTCGCCGCGATCGCCGCGGGCGCGTGCGCGGGCTTCGTCACCGGCTGGCTCAACGTGCGGCTGAAGATCATGGATCTGCTCGCGAGCATCCTGATGATGATCGCGCTCTATTCGGTGAACCTGCGGATCATGGGCCGGCCGAACGTGCCGCTCATCACCGAGCCCACGCTCTTCACGGTGCTGCAGCCCGACTGGGTGCCCGATTACGTGCTGCGCCCGGCGCTGCTCGCCGTCGTCGTCGTGATCGCGAAGCTCGGGCTCGACTGGTTCTTCTCGTCGCAACTCGGCCTCGCGATGCGCGCGACGGGCGCGAATCCGCGGATGGCGCGCGCGCAGGGCGTCGCCACCGGCCGCGCGACGCTCGCCGGCATGGCGCTGTCGAACGCGCTCGTCGCGCTCGCGGGCGCGCTTTTCGCGCAGACGCAGGGCGGCTCGGACATCTCGATGGGGATCGGCACGATCGTGATCGGTCTCGCCGCCGTGATCATCGGCGAGACGCTGCTGCCCGCGCGGCGGCTCTTCCTCACGACGCTCGCCGTCGTGCTCGGCGCGATCCTCTATCGCTTCTTCATCGCGCTCGCGCTGAACAGCGAGTTCATCGGCCTGAAGGCGCAGGATCTGAACCTCGTGACGGCCGTGCTCGTGACGGCCGCGCTCGTGCTGCCCGCGACGCGCAGGAAGCTGTTCGCACGCAAGACGGGAGGCGCGTAA
- the ltrA gene encoding group II intron reverse transcriptase/maturase codes for MNEQSTCALADQGTSWHSIDWDTAHTTVKRMQARIVKATQAGRWNRVKALQRLLTTSFYGKALAVKRVTENQGKRTPGVDKVLWSTPDAKYMAIGSLTRSGYQPLPLKRIYIPKSNGKLRPLSIPTMRDRAMQALHLLALDPVSETISDGQSYGFRKERSTHDAIAQCFMNARYHGNPKDRGARVSAQWILEADIRGCFDNIDHTWLLKHVPTDKAVLAKWLRAGYLKDGVFARTTEGTPQGGIISPVLANFALNGLDKVLSSVFKYPSHRIAHKVNLVRYADDFVITGVSREVLQDTVTPAVTAFLADRGLELAPEKTKITHLTEGYDFLGQNIRRYGKKLLIKPARKNVQSFLQKVRDIIRRLWSAPQHLLIDALNPVITGWAMYHRHVVAQETFSNVDSHIWYAIWQWAKRRHPKKPPEWVRRRYFHQIGLRRWVFAAATDQVDDSGHPLLRTLRSAASVTIERHPKVQSDANPYDREWYTYFAQRAAIRSRVSRAHRKGSGRS; via the coding sequence ATGAACGAGCAGTCAACGTGTGCACTGGCCGACCAAGGTACGTCGTGGCACAGCATCGACTGGGACACGGCCCACACCACGGTCAAAAGAATGCAGGCACGTATCGTGAAGGCGACACAGGCCGGTCGCTGGAACAGGGTCAAGGCCCTGCAGCGGCTACTGACCACCTCGTTCTACGGCAAAGCGTTAGCCGTTAAACGAGTGACGGAAAACCAAGGCAAACGTACACCGGGCGTCGACAAAGTGCTTTGGTCGACCCCGGATGCCAAATACATGGCGATAGGTTCTCTGACACGGAGCGGCTATCAACCGCTGCCGCTGAAGCGAATCTATATACCCAAAAGTAACGGCAAGCTGCGTCCGCTGAGCATCCCCACGATGCGAGATCGGGCGATGCAGGCCCTACACCTGCTCGCCCTCGACCCCGTATCCGAAACGATCTCCGACGGGCAATCCTATGGATTCCGAAAAGAGCGATCTACTCATGACGCGATAGCACAATGCTTCATGAACGCCCGATACCACGGCAACCCAAAAGACCGGGGCGCACGGGTTTCGGCGCAGTGGATTCTCGAAGCGGACATCCGCGGCTGCTTCGACAACATCGACCACACGTGGCTCCTAAAGCACGTGCCGACGGACAAGGCCGTGTTGGCGAAATGGCTGAGGGCCGGTTACTTGAAGGACGGTGTATTCGCGAGGACAACCGAAGGGACGCCACAGGGCGGCATCATCAGCCCGGTGCTCGCCAACTTTGCGTTGAACGGGTTGGACAAGGTTCTATCGTCCGTCTTCAAATACCCGTCACATCGCATAGCCCACAAGGTCAATCTTGTGCGATACGCCGATGACTTCGTCATCACTGGAGTGAGCCGGGAAGTGTTGCAAGACACAGTTACTCCGGCAGTCACCGCGTTTCTTGCAGATCGGGGACTGGAACTCGCTCCGGAGAAGACGAAAATCACCCATCTGACAGAAGGCTATGATTTCCTTGGCCAGAACATCCGGCGATACGGCAAGAAGTTGCTTATCAAACCGGCGCGGAAGAACGTGCAGTCCTTCCTGCAAAAGGTTCGGGACATCATTAGACGGCTATGGTCGGCGCCGCAGCATCTGCTGATCGACGCCCTGAATCCTGTGATAACCGGCTGGGCCATGTATCACCGCCACGTTGTTGCTCAGGAGACCTTCTCGAACGTGGACAGCCATATCTGGTACGCAATATGGCAATGGGCCAAGCGACGCCACCCCAAGAAACCTCCGGAATGGGTACGACGACGGTACTTCCACCAAATCGGCCTGCGACGATGGGTATTCGCCGCCGCCACCGACCAAGTGGACGATAGCGGACATCCCCTGCTTCGGACGCTTCGGTCGGCGGCAAGCGTAACCATCGAACGGCATCCGAAAGTCCAGTCGGACGCCAACCCCTACGACCGTGAGTGGTACACCTACTTCGCGCAGCGTGCTGCGATCCGAAGTCGGGTCTCCCGCGCACACCGCAAGGGGAGCGGCCGCAGCTAG
- a CDS encoding Y-family DNA polymerase — protein sequence MRVLLGIHLPRLPLDVCAPSSPDGGDGCAVLEQGVVLIADAAARSRGVRAGMKRGGVLTLAPGTRLVERDPAREADALRAVALALLRFSPCVALDDEATLVVDVGASLRLFGGLPSLCRQVRATLATLGYAARLAAAPTGRGAWLLARAPGRPRTRRRIVRAASLARALDALPCELLPAARPYAGWFDGLGCRTLADLRRLPRAGLTRRCGPALVAALDRAYGDVAEPLAWMAVPPVFDARLELPERVEYAQAVLFVARRLVVQLCGWLAARQLSLSAMTFALEHERGRQAVPPTSLELAFAEPARDETHFMRLLGERLARVALPAAVIAVRLAATRVESVAPPADDLFPEPGGTREARARLVELLSARLGADNVLRAAPVADHRPEAANRWLPLGAPAGRPAVPGVAAPRPAWLLDQPLPLAMRENRPFYRTPLRFVSSIERIEAGWLDGPLVERDYRIAQDDDGACYWVYQERGSGAARQCWFLHGLFG from the coding sequence ATGCGCGTCTTGCTCGGCATTCATCTGCCGCGCCTGCCGCTCGACGTGTGCGCGCCGTCGTCGCCTGACGGCGGCGACGGCTGCGCGGTGCTCGAGCAGGGCGTCGTGCTGATCGCCGATGCGGCCGCGCGTTCGCGCGGCGTGCGCGCCGGCATGAAGCGCGGCGGCGTGCTGACGCTCGCACCCGGCACGCGGCTCGTGGAGCGCGATCCGGCGCGCGAGGCCGACGCGCTGCGCGCGGTCGCGCTCGCGCTGTTGCGCTTCTCGCCATGCGTCGCGCTCGACGACGAAGCGACGCTCGTCGTCGACGTCGGCGCAAGCCTGCGGCTGTTCGGCGGCCTGCCGTCGCTGTGCCGGCAAGTGCGCGCGACGCTCGCCACGCTCGGCTACGCGGCGCGTCTTGCCGCCGCGCCGACGGGACGCGGCGCATGGCTGCTCGCGCGCGCGCCGGGCCGGCCGCGCACGCGGCGGCGGATCGTGCGGGCGGCATCGCTCGCGCGCGCGCTCGACGCGCTGCCGTGCGAGCTGCTGCCCGCCGCGCGTCCGTATGCCGGCTGGTTCGACGGCCTCGGCTGCCGCACGCTCGCCGACCTGCGCCGCTTGCCGCGCGCGGGGCTCACGCGCCGCTGCGGTCCCGCGCTCGTCGCCGCGCTCGATCGTGCGTACGGCGACGTCGCGGAGCCGCTCGCCTGGATGGCGGTGCCGCCCGTGTTCGACGCTCGGCTCGAATTGCCGGAGCGCGTCGAATATGCGCAAGCCGTGCTGTTCGTCGCGCGCCGGCTCGTCGTGCAGCTGTGCGGCTGGCTCGCCGCGCGGCAGTTGTCGCTGTCGGCGATGACGTTCGCGCTCGAGCACGAGCGCGGCCGCCAGGCGGTGCCGCCGACGTCGCTCGAACTCGCGTTCGCCGAGCCCGCGCGCGACGAGACGCACTTCATGCGACTCCTCGGCGAGCGGCTCGCGCGCGTCGCGCTGCCCGCCGCGGTGATCGCGGTGCGCCTGGCGGCGACGCGCGTCGAATCGGTCGCGCCGCCCGCCGACGATCTGTTTCCGGAGCCGGGCGGCACCCGCGAGGCGCGCGCGCGGCTCGTCGAGCTCCTGAGCGCGCGGCTCGGCGCGGACAACGTGCTGCGCGCGGCGCCCGTCGCCGATCATCGCCCCGAGGCGGCGAACCGCTGGCTGCCGCTCGGCGCGCCGGCGGGCAGGCCGGCCGTGCCGGGCGTCGCGGCTCCGCGTCCCGCATGGCTGCTCGACCAGCCGCTGCCGCTCGCGATGCGCGAGAACCGGCCGTTCTATCGCACGCCGCTCAGGTTCGTGTCGTCGATCGAGCGGATCGAGGCCGGCTGGCTCGACGGCCCGCTCGTCGAGCGCGACTATCGCATCGCGCAGGACGACGATGGCGCGTGCTACTGGGTCTACCAGGAGCGCGGCAGCGGCGCGGCGAGGCAGTGCTGGTTCCTGCACGGCCTCTTCGGGTGA
- a CDS encoding YciI family protein gives MYVIDIRYTAPLERIDDALERHRAYLQRQFDAGVFVACGPKVPRDGGVILAVRIDRDKLDAILETDPFVTEGLVTYAVTEFRTTRVAPGVNLPALP, from the coding sequence ATGTACGTGATCGACATCCGCTACACCGCGCCGCTCGAGCGCATCGACGACGCGCTCGAACGCCACCGCGCCTATCTGCAGCGCCAATTCGACGCCGGCGTGTTCGTCGCGTGCGGGCCGAAGGTGCCGCGCGACGGCGGCGTGATCCTCGCGGTGCGGATCGACCGCGACAAGCTCGACGCGATCCTCGAAACCGATCCGTTCGTCACGGAGGGGCTCGTCACGTACGCCGTCACCGAATTCAGGACGACGCGCGTCGCGCCGGGCGTCAATCTGCCGGCGCTGCCGTAA
- a CDS encoding ABC transporter ATP-binding protein, whose product MLSAQDLKLTFNPGTPIETRALRGLSLEIPNGQFVAVIGSNGAGKSTFLNAVSGDQPVDSGRIAIDGVDVTRKPAWARAPLVARVFQDPMAGTCEALTIEENMSLAMARGARRGFRSALNRASRELFRDKLRLLNLGLENRLTDRIGLLSGGQRQAVSLLMASLRPSRILLLDEHTAALDPKTAAFVLELTARIVAESKLTTMMVTHSMRQALDYGERTVMLHQGQVVLDVSGDERRGLDVPDLLQLFEKTRHEKLDDDALLLG is encoded by the coding sequence ATGCTGTCCGCACAAGACCTGAAGCTCACGTTCAATCCCGGCACGCCGATCGAGACGCGCGCGCTGCGCGGGCTGTCGCTCGAGATCCCGAACGGCCAGTTCGTTGCCGTGATCGGCTCGAACGGCGCCGGGAAATCGACGTTCCTGAACGCGGTGAGCGGCGATCAGCCGGTCGATTCGGGGCGCATCGCGATCGACGGCGTCGACGTCACGCGCAAGCCCGCGTGGGCTCGCGCGCCGCTCGTCGCGCGCGTGTTCCAGGACCCGATGGCGGGCACCTGCGAGGCGCTGACGATCGAGGAGAACATGTCGCTCGCGATGGCGCGCGGCGCGCGGCGCGGTTTTCGATCGGCGCTGAACCGCGCGTCGCGCGAGCTGTTTCGCGACAAGCTGCGGCTACTGAATCTCGGGCTCGAGAACCGGCTCACCGATCGCATCGGCCTGCTGTCGGGCGGGCAGCGGCAGGCGGTGAGCCTCCTGATGGCGTCGCTGCGGCCGTCGCGGATTCTGCTGCTCGACGAGCACACGGCCGCGCTCGATCCGAAGACGGCCGCGTTCGTGCTCGAGCTGACCGCGCGGATCGTCGCCGAGAGCAAGCTGACGACGATGATGGTCACGCACAGCATGCGGCAGGCGCTCGATTACGGCGAGCGCACGGTGATGCTGCATCAGGGGCAGGTGGTGCTCGACGTGTCCGGCGATGAGCGCCGCGGGCTCGACGTGCCGGACCTGCTGCAACTGTTCGAGAAGACGCGGCACGAGAAGCTCGACGACGACGCGTTGCTGCTCGGCTGA